The genomic stretch GTTTTATGAAAACTATGGATTTGGAGGGAAACAATTTCCGTCATCCTGATTGACTTACCACTGGTAGGGTACATTGAGCGTATATTGAGCTTTTGTGGCACTCTAATCTTTGATGTTAACATGGATTTGATGATTCGAAGCTTATTTCATGATGCAGATCTAGCCCAAGTCATATCCCTCTTAAAAGAGAATAGTAATTATCATGTACCTTTGGTTGTGTTCGGGCACATGCATAAAGAAATGCTCAATGGGGGTTTCCGGAATATGATATCAATTGGAAGTGATAATACTATTTACTTGAATGCAGCCATTGTACCGAGGGTAAAACCTCTCGACTTGGGTAAGTCACGTGCATTCACGGTGGTAGATTTCATGGACAGTAGAGTAACAAAAGTAGTAGAAACTTGGGTGTTAGTTGTTGGCGAGGGGACATTTAAAGAGGAACATATATTGTTCCATGCTGATACCGAAGTCACCTAAGCTACTCATTTTGAGAACCCGTTAATTGAGCCGTGTTTGGCCGGGTTAAGTTTAAGTCCGAGTCTGGTAACTTAGAGTTATGCCTTTTTTTAGAATTAGTATAAAGAGCATCTACTCCCTCCAAATAACAATGTTTGCcccatttctctaatatatgggtggagtattttattgaaatgggGCAAACATAGGTAttgggagggagtactatttatttgTGCCGATAATAACTACATCATATGTCATTGTCTCCTTTTCATTTTGTAGTgattaaagaaagtgttgaaaTTTAATGTGACGAAGATATTATTTATCCACTTTAAAACAATTTGGTAAATAGAATTAAGCATAATGACCATTATGATGATTAAATAATTCTGTAAGATAATAAACCAAACAAGGTTGAGCAGATAAATTTAACTTCTTTTTTGTTTTCATTGGTATGAAACTATGAATGTACCATGTATGTGCTACCTAGCTAGTTTTCTTGACGGAGTTATCCGTTTTAATATTTAAAGGGGTCAAATATCATCCTATATTACATATAGGGCAAATATTTTGTTTTCCCTATGCATtcttcatttgtcttattcatcttACATGAGCATTTTTGACCCggcttaagcttaagacggacatcccgtcttaaatgagaatttgcatGTGTTACAGGTGTGCCAAAACTTTTGTATGGAGTAATTCATTTCCTATTATAAGCAACACAAACTTAAATATACAGGTTTTTTATTTACCGAAATTTTTTTGGAGCATAAATGTCCACCGTAGCCAATAAAAGCTTTcattcacaaggacaaatgattgatTTACCTATTTAAAGCAATTTACGCGAAGGACTCTCTTTAACAGAATATATAATTTCTTGCTACAGAGCCCGCAAATGGGTTGTGGATACCGCTGTACGAAAATCAGATGCGGGATATCTTACCCGCAGGCTTGTCGAAGTAGTTCAACATATCGTTGTACGTAGGACAGATTGTGGCACCATTCGGGGTATTTCTGTAAGTCCTAGAAACGGTAGGATGCCGGAAAGAATTTTTACCCAAATGTTAATAGGTCGCGTATTAGCAGACGATATATATCTCTGGGTTCGCGATGCATTGCGACTCGCAATCAAGATATCGGGATTGGGCTTGTAAATATATTCATAACCTTTCGAACCCAACCAATAGCCATTCAAACTCCTTTTACTTGTAGGAGTACGTCTTGGATTTGTCGATTATGTTATGGCCGAAGTCCTACTCACGGCGACCTGGTCGAATTAGGAGAAGCTGTAGGTATTATTGCAGGTCAATCCATTGGGGAGCCCGGTACTCAACTAACATTAAGAGCTTGTCAGGTCGTaccagactctgtttctttttctcccggtttttttatcatgcgtccgaggtcatttcaggagttaacctaatcgatttcagcctcggataacgaatattaataatttttcaagattatccgagattcgacgaatgctggtttatggcataccggcacccccaaatgtcttccgttgctactcaaattttgcgtggccgctttatcttgaCCCAagtaactt from Silene latifolia isolate original U9 population chromosome 2, ASM4854445v1, whole genome shotgun sequence encodes the following:
- the LOC141633912 gene encoding uncharacterized protein LOC141633912, whose protein sequence is MGQQVLVLIQMTYAGKTGQVVETLGIQFCFSLPLPDLAQVISLLKENSNYHVPLVVFGHMHKEMLNGGFRNMISIGSDNTIYLNAAIVPRVKPLDLGKSRAFTVVDFMDSRVTKVVETWVLVVGEGTFKEEHILFHADTEVT